One window from the genome of Caloranaerobacter sp. TR13 encodes:
- a CDS encoding GumC family protein, with amino-acid sequence MPQIDQQNYYYDEISLREIIEVLLKGWKLIAIITIISVLTSGIFSFFIIDPTYEARTTLMASFATERLVNQKISDDIQGILDTISSYPIMTIQTYKEQIKNPEILKQTIDELGLDKEEFTLNVLKEMIELETIKDTNLIAVKVKYTDPELAAKIANTVAQKFTSFISNMAKQQASKSSQFIQSQLEVEKKKLDDALLELEQFLSQPRGVDELKAEVSSKLNLLTSYKTQLVQKEVALNKLEAALEAAEKELKATPKVLITKKSISEDPILSQLVTDTANLETKDVLSLTMENEQINSNYLSLNNKVSNYRISIAETSKEIEDIKNKIELTKKELENIQVELAEKEHQESLIQRKVNLAQSTYDAFLKKYEETRIAESSEIGDSSILIVSKAVIPETPVSPKKMLNLAIAGVLGIMVGVFVVFFKEYWESSAEEATNKSE; translated from the coding sequence ATGCCACAAATAGATCAGCAAAATTACTATTACGACGAAATCAGCTTACGAGAAATCATCGAAGTTCTACTAAAAGGTTGGAAGCTTATAGCTATTATAACTATCATAAGTGTATTAACATCAGGAATATTTAGTTTCTTTATAATAGATCCAACTTATGAAGCTAGAACAACACTTATGGCATCCTTTGCAACTGAAAGGTTAGTAAATCAGAAAATTTCTGATGACATACAAGGTATATTAGACACTATTTCTTCATATCCAATTATGACTATACAAACATATAAAGAGCAGATAAAAAATCCAGAGATACTGAAGCAGACTATAGATGAATTAGGATTAGATAAAGAAGAGTTTACATTAAACGTACTTAAAGAAATGATTGAGCTAGAAACTATAAAAGATACTAACCTTATAGCAGTTAAAGTTAAATATACAGATCCTGAACTAGCAGCAAAAATAGCAAATACAGTAGCACAAAAATTTACTTCATTTATATCTAACATGGCAAAACAACAGGCATCAAAATCTTCACAATTCATACAATCACAACTAGAGGTAGAAAAGAAAAAGCTAGATGATGCGTTATTAGAGCTTGAACAGTTCTTATCACAACCTAGAGGTGTAGATGAACTTAAAGCAGAAGTTAGCTCAAAGTTGAACCTTTTAACTAGCTATAAGACTCAACTAGTTCAAAAAGAAGTTGCGTTAAACAAACTTGAAGCGGCTTTAGAAGCTGCAGAAAAAGAACTTAAAGCAACACCAAAGGTATTAATTACAAAGAAATCTATTTCAGAAGATCCTATATTAAGTCAATTAGTAACTGACACTGCTAATTTAGAAACTAAAGATGTTCTAAGCTTAACTATGGAGAATGAACAAATAAACTCCAATTATTTAAGTCTAAATAATAAAGTTTCAAACTATAGAATTTCAATTGCAGAGACATCAAAAGAAATAGAAGATATTAAAAATAAAATAGAATTAACAAAGAAAGAATTAGAAAATATTCAAGTAGAGCTAGCAGAAAAAGAGCATCAAGAAAGTCTTATTCAAAGAAAAGTAAACCTTGCTCAAAGCACATACGATGCTTTCTTAAAGAAATATGAAGAAACAAGAATAGCTGAATCATCAGAAATAGGAGATTCAAGCATACTTATAGTTTCAAAAGCTGTAATACCAGAAACTCCAGTTTCACCTAAGAAAATGCTAAACCTAGCAATAGCAGGAGTACTAGGTATTATGGTAGGAGTATTTGTAGTATTCTTTAAAGAGTATTGGGAAAGTTCAGCTGAAGAAGCAACTAATAAGTCAGAATAA
- the nagB gene encoding glucosamine-6-phosphate deaminase — protein MKVIIVKDYEEMSRKAANIVASQIILKPDSVIGLATGDTPKGMYRELIRLYNNGDIDFANIKTFNLDEYYGLPKENPQSYHYYMMENLFNHVNIKKENIHIPNGMTESIEKECEEYEKKIQQAGGIDLQVLGIGRNGHIGFNEPDLKFEAKTHLVELDEDTIKANSRFFNSIQEVPTKAISMGIKTIMHARKILLLASGKEKAEAIYKAVKGKIIPEVPASVLQLHPDVIVIADKEAASLL, from the coding sequence TTGAAAGTAATAATTGTAAAGGATTATGAGGAAATGAGCAGAAAAGCAGCTAACATAGTAGCAAGTCAGATTATACTAAAACCAGATAGTGTTATAGGTCTTGCGACAGGAGATACGCCAAAGGGAATGTATAGAGAATTAATAAGACTTTATAATAATGGGGATATAGACTTTGCTAACATAAAGACATTTAACTTAGATGAATATTATGGTTTACCAAAAGAAAACCCACAAAGCTATCACTACTATATGATGGAAAACTTATTTAATCACGTAAACATAAAAAAAGAAAATATACATATTCCAAATGGAATGACAGAAAGTATTGAAAAAGAATGTGAAGAATACGAAAAAAAGATACAACAAGCAGGAGGTATAGATTTACAAGTATTAGGAATTGGAAGAAATGGACATATAGGTTTTAACGAGCCAGACTTAAAATTTGAAGCTAAAACACATCTTGTAGAACTTGATGAAGATACAATAAAAGCAAATTCTAGATTCTTTAATTCAATACAGGAAGTTCCTACTAAAGCAATAAGTATGGGAATAAAGACCATAATGCATGCAAGAAAGATATTATTACTTGCTTCCGGAAAAGAAAAAGCAGAGGCTATATATAAAGCTGTTAAGGGTAAAATTATACCAGAAGTACCTGCATCTGTATTACAACTACATCCAGATGTTATCGTTATAGCTGATAAGGAAGCAGCTTCATTATTATAG
- the nagA gene encoding N-acetylglucosamine-6-phosphate deacetylase: MKKIYGLINGKIIHDYSIIENKVLIFNEKIIDILDLQEIDRYKNIDLIDVKGKFISPGFIDIHIHGAGGSDIMDGTIESITNISNTIAKTGVTGFLPTTMTMDRYTIYKALNIVRQATYLDIQGAKVLGVHMEGPFINEKYKGAQNAKYILKPDFDFIKEYLDIIKIITLAPEMDEGYKFLQKMKDYSNITLSIGHSNATYDEAKKAIKSGIKHATHLFNAMTPMHHRDPGIVGAVFNSNITCELIADKIHVHPAIFQLLIDIKGVENLVLITDSMRAGCMKEGIYELGGQKVIVKSGSARLENNTLAGSILTLNKAVKNILENTNIKLHEVIKLVTQNPAKVIGIDKNKGSLNIGKDADITIFDEDLNIYFTVVEGKIVFNKL; the protein is encoded by the coding sequence ATGAAGAAAATATATGGCCTTATCAATGGGAAAATAATACATGATTATTCAATCATAGAAAACAAAGTATTGATATTTAATGAAAAGATAATTGATATTTTAGATTTACAAGAAATAGATAGATATAAAAATATAGACTTAATAGATGTTAAAGGGAAATTCATATCACCTGGTTTTATTGATATTCACATACATGGTGCTGGTGGAAGTGATATTATGGATGGCACTATAGAATCCATAACTAACATTAGCAACACTATAGCAAAAACTGGAGTTACAGGTTTCTTACCAACTACAATGACTATGGATAGATATACTATATATAAAGCGCTAAATATAGTGAGACAAGCTACCTATCTAGATATTCAAGGAGCAAAAGTATTAGGAGTACACATGGAAGGACCTTTTATAAATGAAAAATATAAAGGTGCTCAAAATGCAAAATATATTTTGAAGCCTGACTTCGACTTTATCAAAGAGTACTTAGACATTATTAAAATAATTACACTAGCACCAGAAATGGATGAAGGGTATAAATTTTTACAAAAAATGAAGGATTATAGTAACATAACCCTTTCTATTGGTCATTCTAATGCAACTTATGATGAGGCAAAAAAAGCTATCAAAAGCGGAATAAAACACGCTACACATCTTTTTAATGCGATGACTCCGATGCATCATAGAGATCCAGGGATTGTAGGCGCAGTTTTTAATAGTAACATTACATGTGAATTAATAGCTGATAAAATTCATGTACACCCAGCTATTTTTCAATTACTCATAGACATAAAAGGTGTAGAAAACTTAGTACTTATAACTGATTCAATGAGAGCTGGATGTATGAAAGAAGGTATATATGAACTAGGAGGTCAAAAAGTTATAGTAAAATCTGGCTCGGCAAGATTAGAAAATAACACTTTAGCTGGAAGTATATTAACGTTAAATAAAGCAGTAAAAAATATTTTAGAAAACACCAACATTAAATTACATGAAGTTATTAAATTAGTTACACAAAATCCAGCTAAAGTGATTGGAATAGATAAAAATAAAGGTAGTCTTAACATAGGCAAAGATGCAGATATAACAATCTTTGATGAAGATTTAAATATATATTTTACTGTTGTAGAAGGTAAAATTGTTTTTAATAAACTTTAA
- the nagE gene encoding N-acetylglucosamine-specific PTS transporter subunit IIBC — MRNSFGKVQKIGKALMLPIAVLPAAALLLRLGASDIFNIPFVMKAGEAIFANLALLFAIGVAVGLSFDSAGSAGLAGAVGYLVLTNAIVTINPDINMSVLAGIISGIVAGVLYNKFHDIKLPDWLGFFGGKRFVPIVTAAASIVLALIFGYVWPPIQNGIQAAGEWIIGAGAVGVFAFGVLNRLLIPFGLHHVINSFIWFVFGQYGDATGDLSRFFAGDPTAGSFMAGFYPIFMFALPAAALAMITMAKPENRKAISGAMISVAFTSFLTGITEPVEFIFMFLAPILYITHAILTGLSLAVVHVLGIRHGFGFSAGAIDYFLNMGLATKGWLLIPIGLVFGLIYYLIFVYVIKKLNLPTPGRLDEESSSIDSEIESKGLSGVASAYIEKLGGIENIEEIDACITRLRLTLKDASIVNDAELKKLGASGVLRPNNKNMQVVVGTKAELIADEMKRLMAKNTVVS, encoded by the coding sequence GTGAGAAATTCATTTGGGAAAGTTCAAAAAATTGGTAAGGCTTTGATGCTACCAATAGCTGTTTTGCCAGCAGCAGCACTATTACTTAGATTAGGAGCTAGCGATATATTTAATATTCCTTTTGTAATGAAAGCTGGGGAAGCTATATTTGCTAATCTTGCTTTACTATTTGCTATAGGTGTTGCAGTCGGATTATCTTTTGATAGTGCCGGATCAGCAGGTCTAGCAGGTGCTGTAGGTTATCTTGTTCTAACTAATGCTATAGTCACTATTAATCCAGATATAAATATGAGTGTACTTGCAGGTATAATTTCTGGTATTGTAGCAGGTGTTTTATATAATAAATTTCATGATATCAAACTACCTGACTGGCTAGGATTTTTTGGAGGTAAAAGATTTGTACCTATTGTTACAGCTGCTGCAAGTATAGTATTAGCACTTATTTTCGGTTATGTATGGCCTCCTATTCAAAATGGTATTCAAGCAGCTGGTGAATGGATAATAGGAGCTGGAGCTGTAGGAGTATTTGCTTTTGGAGTATTAAACAGACTATTAATTCCATTTGGATTACATCATGTAATCAATAGTTTTATTTGGTTTGTATTTGGTCAATACGGAGACGCAACTGGAGATTTAAGCAGATTCTTTGCTGGAGATCCAACTGCAGGTTCATTTATGGCAGGTTTTTATCCAATATTTATGTTTGCACTTCCTGCAGCAGCTTTAGCGATGATTACAATGGCTAAGCCTGAAAATAGAAAGGCAATTAGTGGAGCAATGATAAGTGTTGCATTTACATCTTTCCTTACTGGTATAACTGAACCAGTAGAATTCATATTTATGTTTTTAGCTCCAATTCTATATATAACACATGCTATACTTACTGGTTTATCATTAGCTGTAGTTCATGTTTTAGGTATTAGACATGGTTTTGGTTTTTCTGCTGGAGCTATAGACTATTTCCTAAATATGGGATTGGCTACAAAAGGTTGGCTATTAATACCTATTGGTTTAGTTTTTGGGTTAATTTACTATTTAATTTTTGTTTACGTAATCAAGAAATTAAACTTACCTACTCCAGGTAGATTAGATGAAGAAAGTAGCTCAATAGATAGTGAGATAGAAAGCAAGGGGTTATCAGGGGTAGCGTCAGCATATATAGAAAAGCTAGGTGGAATAGAAAATATTGAAGAAATAGATGCTTGTATTACAAGACTTAGATTAACATTAAAAGATGCTTCTATAGTTAATGATGCAGAACTTAAAAAACTAGGTGCGTCTGGCGTACTTAGACCTAATAATAAAAATATGCAAGTTGTTGTAGGCACTAAGGCTGAACTAATAGCAGATGAAATGAAAAGGCTAATGGCTAAAAATACAGTTGTATCCTAA
- a CDS encoding GntR family transcriptional regulator, protein MRKVSKQNPLPLYYQLKEIIQEMIENEELKPGDPVPPERELCEIHGISRMTARKAIMALVNEGILYREQGKGTFVSEPKIKQQLSQLRGFTEEMAEKGLKTDTHILSFKIKEATKKIKNHLNMDEKNNKVIEIRRLRIVEDEPFAIEIVWIPFNMCPDLQKDMLEGKSLYKIFKEKYGYTLDYAKQTIEPIMLNEYESDLLNLDIKSLALLFRRKTYLDDGRVIEYTKAIYRSDKYKYEVILRS, encoded by the coding sequence TTGAGAAAAGTATCAAAACAAAATCCTTTACCTTTATATTATCAGTTAAAGGAAATAATTCAAGAAATGATAGAAAATGAAGAATTAAAACCAGGAGATCCAGTACCTCCTGAAAGAGAATTATGTGAAATTCACGGTATAAGCAGGATGACTGCTAGAAAGGCAATAATGGCATTAGTGAATGAAGGGATATTATATAGAGAACAAGGAAAAGGTACATTCGTTTCTGAACCTAAAATCAAACAGCAGCTTTCGCAATTAAGAGGTTTTACAGAAGAGATGGCTGAAAAGGGGCTAAAAACAGACACGCATATATTGTCTTTTAAAATAAAAGAAGCTACTAAAAAGATAAAAAACCATCTAAATATGGATGAAAAAAATAATAAGGTTATAGAAATAAGAAGGTTAAGGATAGTAGAAGATGAACCTTTTGCTATTGAGATTGTATGGATACCATTTAATATGTGCCCTGACTTACAAAAAGATATGCTTGAAGGCAAATCACTTTATAAGATTTTTAAAGAAAAGTATGGTTATACTTTGGATTATGCTAAACAAACAATAGAACCTATAATGTTAAATGAATATGAAAGTGATTTATTAAACTTAGACATAAAATCACTAGCTCTGCTATTTAGAAGGAAGACATATTTAGATGATGGTAGAGTTATTGAATATACAAAAGCTATCTATAGAAGTGACAAATACAAATACGAAGTTATACTTAGGTCATAA
- a CDS encoding PTS glucose transporter subunit IIA, whose product MFKFFRRNKSRDILAPMMGKIINIENVPDEVFSQKMVGDGIAIEPTDGIAVAPCDGKIIQIFPTNHAIGIETEEGLQILIHIGIDTVELKGEGFKSYVNKGDYVKAGDKLLEVDLEYLKKNGKSIISPIVITNMELVDSLNKMKGYVKAFSDSIMKINLKAK is encoded by the coding sequence ATGTTTAAATTTTTCAGAAGGAACAAAAGTAGAGATATTTTAGCACCTATGATGGGCAAAATAATTAACATTGAAAATGTACCAGATGAAGTTTTTTCACAGAAGATGGTTGGTGATGGGATAGCTATTGAACCTACTGATGGAATTGCTGTTGCACCTTGTGATGGAAAGATAATACAGATATTTCCTACAAATCATGCCATAGGTATAGAAACTGAAGAAGGTTTGCAAATACTTATACACATAGGAATTGATACTGTTGAGTTAAAGGGAGAAGGCTTTAAAAGCTATGTTAATAAAGGGGATTATGTAAAAGCTGGAGATAAATTGCTTGAGGTTGATTTGGAATACTTAAAGAAAAATGGAAAATCAATTATTAGTCCTATAGTTATAACCAATATGGAGTTAGTTGATAGTTTAAATAAAATGAAAGGATATGTGAAAGCTTTTAGTGATTCGATAATGAAGATAAATCTAAAAGCTAAGTAA
- the murQ gene encoding N-acetylmuramic acid 6-phosphate etherase, giving the protein MNNIIVEGRNINTLNIDKLSTLEIIEKINNEDKKVAYAVEKEKNNIAKAVDLIVESFNKGGRLFYVGSGTSGKLGVLDASECPPTFGVDDSMVQGIISGGEKAISGWLEHTEDDEKLAIEDMRKRKVNSKDIVVGISASGNTPYVIKAIEYAKEIGAKTVGLICNSKGKLKDKCDITICVEVGPEVIMGSTRMKAGTAQKMVLNMLSTASMIKIGKVYSNLMINVRPINKKLRKRVEEIVYLATGAEEKLIKDVLEECDYDAKLAIIMIKKNVNLIEAKNFLDNHGGIKHV; this is encoded by the coding sequence TTGAACAATATAATTGTTGAAGGGAGAAATATAAATACGTTAAATATTGATAAATTGTCTACTCTTGAAATAATAGAGAAAATAAATAATGAAGATAAAAAAGTTGCTTATGCAGTTGAAAAGGAAAAGAATAATATTGCTAAAGCTGTAGATTTAATCGTAGAAAGTTTTAACAAAGGCGGAAGGCTGTTTTATGTAGGTAGTGGTACAAGTGGGAAATTAGGAGTGCTAGATGCATCTGAATGTCCTCCTACATTTGGAGTAGATGATTCTATGGTACAAGGAATCATATCAGGAGGAGAGAAGGCAATAAGTGGATGGCTTGAACATACAGAAGATGATGAAAAATTAGCAATCGAAGATATGAGAAAAAGAAAAGTTAACTCTAAAGATATAGTGGTTGGTATAAGTGCTAGTGGCAATACTCCTTATGTTATAAAAGCGATAGAATATGCAAAAGAAATTGGTGCTAAAACTGTAGGTCTTATATGTAATAGCAAAGGCAAATTAAAAGATAAATGTGATATTACTATTTGTGTAGAAGTAGGGCCAGAGGTAATTATGGGGTCTACTAGGATGAAAGCAGGAACAGCACAAAAAATGGTTTTAAATATGCTCAGTACTGCATCTATGATTAAAATAGGAAAAGTTTATAGTAACCTTATGATAAATGTTAGACCTATAAACAAAAAACTTAGAAAAAGAGTAGAAGAAATCGTCTATTTAGCAACAGGAGCAGAAGAAAAACTAATTAAAGATGTTCTAGAAGAATGCGATTATGACGCTAAATTAGCAATTATTATGATTAAGAAGAATGTAAATTTAATAGAGGCTAAAAATTTTCTAGATAATCATGGAGGTATCAAACATGTTTAA
- a CDS encoding Crp/Fnr family transcriptional regulator, with protein MYNDLFDEKKQNEMRAFFLEISRLGIYKKYPKNSIIDISGTDFVAIVVEGKVKRTLYSYKGLEKILYILKPGEIFGEMSYFCGGSVNVITRTMENTVISIVDKEKLNKVLQINDQVHKFFLHSVIRKYRILMFQMADMIFNSSLGKIADTLIRLSSQEGRWIEQNIVINLSLTHQELADLIGCSRVTVTKGLNEFRDKGIIDIQSRKIVIKDMEKLRTYIEPLI; from the coding sequence ATGTATAATGATTTGTTTGATGAAAAAAAACAGAATGAAATGCGCGCATTTTTTTTAGAAATAAGTAGATTAGGTATATATAAAAAATATCCGAAGAACTCTATAATAGATATATCAGGGACTGATTTTGTTGCTATAGTAGTAGAGGGCAAAGTAAAACGTACTTTGTATAGTTATAAAGGATTAGAAAAAATTCTTTATATACTTAAACCTGGCGAGATTTTTGGAGAGATGAGTTATTTTTGTGGTGGCAGTGTTAATGTTATTACTCGAACTATGGAAAATACAGTGATTTCGATTGTTGACAAGGAGAAATTAAATAAGGTTCTGCAAATAAACGATCAAGTTCATAAATTTTTTCTTCATAGTGTCATTAGAAAATATAGAATATTAATGTTTCAAATGGCAGATATGATTTTCAATAGTTCTCTTGGGAAAATAGCTGATACACTTATTAGACTTTCATCGCAAGAAGGCAGATGGATAGAACAGAATATTGTCATAAATCTTTCTCTTACTCATCAAGAACTAGCTGATTTGATAGGTTGTTCAAGAGTTACAGTAACGAAGGGATTAAATGAATTTAGGGATAAAGGGATAATAGATATTCAAAGCAGGAAAATAGTAATAAAAGATATGGAAAAGCTAAGAACTTATATAGAGCCATTAATTTAG
- a CDS encoding gamma-glutamylcyclotransferase, whose amino-acid sequence MCQYLFVYGSLMEGFFNYNNHLKGKVLERKVARTRGKLYHLVDKGYPAMINGEDYVYGEFILIKDFYKTLKQLDRVENFFGENNEDNEYNRVLKEIEVLEDNTIQKAYVYMYNCKDMRRLMSENIYIPHGNWRKYMEDISKSVG is encoded by the coding sequence ATGTGCCAATATTTATTCGTTTATGGTAGTTTGATGGAGGGTTTTTTTAATTATAATAATCATTTGAAAGGAAAAGTCTTAGAAAGAAAAGTGGCAAGAACAAGAGGAAAACTTTATCACCTAGTAGATAAAGGTTATCCTGCTATGATTAATGGTGAGGATTATGTATATGGAGAATTTATATTAATAAAAGATTTTTATAAGACACTTAAGCAGTTAGATAGAGTAGAAAATTTTTTTGGAGAAAATAATGAGGACAATGAGTACAATAGAGTTCTTAAAGAAATAGAAGTTCTTGAGGATAATACTATTCAGAAAGCTTATGTGTATATGTATAATTGTAAAGATATGAGAAGATTAATGAGTGAAAATATTTATATACCTCATGGAAATTGGAGGAAATACATGGAGGATATAAGTAAGAGTGTAGGTTGA
- the pcp gene encoding pyroglutamyl-peptidase I, giving the protein MKVIVTGFEPFGGEKVNPALEAVKKLEDEIAGAKIIKVEIPTVFRKSIEKLEKVIESEKPDITICVGQAGGRFDITIERVAINIDDARIPDNEGNQPIDEPIYLDGLNAYFAKLPIKAMVKELRKNKIPASISNSAGTFVCNHIMYGLLHLIDKKYPNMRGGFIHVPFIPEQVINKKNTPSMSLDNITEGLRLAIKAAIENKEDIKAIEGKIC; this is encoded by the coding sequence ATGAAAGTTATAGTAACAGGATTTGAACCATTCGGAGGAGAAAAGGTAAATCCTGCGCTAGAAGCAGTTAAAAAGCTTGAAGATGAGATAGCAGGTGCCAAAATTATAAAAGTAGAGATTCCTACAGTGTTTAGAAAATCTATAGAGAAACTTGAAAAAGTAATAGAAAGTGAAAAACCTGATATAACTATATGTGTTGGTCAAGCAGGAGGGAGATTTGATATTACAATAGAAAGAGTAGCCATTAACATTGATGATGCTAGGATACCTGATAATGAAGGTAATCAGCCCATTGATGAACCAATATATTTAGATGGTTTAAATGCGTATTTTGCCAAACTTCCTATAAAAGCTATGGTAAAGGAATTAAGGAAAAATAAAATTCCAGCATCTATATCAAATAGTGCTGGGACATTTGTATGTAATCATATTATGTATGGCCTTTTGCATCTGATTGATAAGAAATATCCTAATATGAGGGGTGGATTCATACACGTGCCTTTTATACCTGAACAGGTTATAAATAAAAAAAATACTCCTAGCATGTCGTTAGATAATATAACAGAGGGCCTTAGACTTGCTATAAAAGCAGCTATAGAAAATAAAGAAGACATAAAAGCAATAGAAGGGAAGATTTGCTAA
- a CDS encoding DUF979 domain-containing protein, producing the protein MKGILLEGLYVLAGLVSFIASYMALKDKKLSTKIGTALFWGLLAVIFMFGKYLPPSMVGFMLLVMGVLTAFKQVRLGSLKNADEKFRIEKSKLIGNKIFIPALTIAVFAFGIAQFTKLGGLVGLGFGAIAATIIALVMTKAEVKYVGYDGSRLLQQVGSASILPQLLAALGALFNAAGVGQVIAQGISGIIPEGNILAGVIAYCVGMAIFTMIMGNAFAAFAVITAGIGLPFVLSQGANPAIAGALALTAGYCGTLMTPMAANFNIVPAAILETKNKNRVILSQIPLALVLLATHIVLMYVLAF; encoded by the coding sequence ATGAAAGGGATATTGTTAGAAGGTTTATATGTATTAGCTGGTTTAGTTTCATTTATTGCTAGCTACATGGCTTTGAAAGATAAGAAACTTTCAACTAAGATAGGGACAGCTTTATTCTGGGGGCTTTTAGCAGTTATTTTTATGTTTGGGAAATACCTACCACCATCAATGGTTGGATTCATGTTACTTGTAATGGGGGTACTTACTGCATTTAAACAGGTTAGACTTGGGTCACTCAAAAATGCAGATGAAAAGTTTAGAATAGAAAAATCAAAATTAATAGGAAACAAGATTTTTATACCAGCTTTAACTATAGCAGTATTTGCTTTCGGGATTGCTCAGTTTACAAAATTAGGAGGTTTAGTAGGGCTTGGCTTTGGTGCAATTGCAGCAACTATAATCGCACTTGTTATGACAAAGGCAGAAGTAAAATATGTCGGATATGATGGAAGTAGATTGTTACAGCAGGTAGGATCAGCAAGTATTTTACCACAATTGCTTGCAGCGTTAGGAGCATTGTTTAATGCAGCAGGAGTTGGTCAAGTTATAGCACAAGGTATCTCTGGTATTATTCCTGAAGGAAATATACTTGCAGGAGTTATAGCTTATTGTGTAGGTATGGCTATATTTACTATGATAATGGGTAATGCTTTTGCAGCTTTTGCAGTTATAACAGCAGGTATTGGCTTACCATTCGTATTGTCACAGGGAGCAAATCCGGCTATAGCAGGAGCTCTTGCTCTTACTGCAGGATATTGTGGAACTCTTATGACTCCTATGGCTGCTAATTTTAACATAGTACCTGCTGCGATATTAGAAACTAAGAACAAAAACAGAGTTATATTAAGCCAAATACCACTTGCACTAGTTCTTCTTGCAACTCATATAGTGCTTATGTATGTTTTAGCATTTTAA
- a CDS encoding DUF969 domain-containing protein: protein MIKLIGVLIIIIGFILKLDTIAVVLIAGIVTGLVGGLGFGEILSTLGSAFIKTRYMSLFLVTLPVIGILERYGLRERAAELIKNIKAVTTGKVLTIYTIIRELAAAFSLRLGGHVQFIRPLIFPMAQGAAEANYDNLGEEEIEEIKGYAAASENYGNFFGQNVFIASGGVLLIVGTLGELGIEVTPLAVSRASIPIAVAALVYATIQYYILDKKFSKKLNKHKSEATE from the coding sequence ATGATTAAACTAATAGGTGTTCTTATTATTATCATAGGTTTTATTTTAAAACTAGACACCATAGCGGTCGTACTTATAGCTGGAATTGTAACAGGACTAGTAGGTGGACTTGGTTTTGGGGAAATCTTGTCTACCCTTGGAAGTGCTTTCATAAAAACAAGATACATGTCATTATTTTTAGTTACTCTTCCGGTTATAGGTATATTAGAAAGATACGGTTTAAGAGAAAGAGCAGCAGAACTTATCAAAAACATAAAAGCAGTTACGACAGGGAAAGTACTTACAATTTATACTATTATAAGAGAGTTGGCAGCTGCATTTTCTTTAAGACTTGGAGGACATGTCCAATTTATTAGACCTTTGATTTTTCCTATGGCACAAGGAGCTGCTGAAGCCAATTATGATAATCTTGGAGAAGAAGAAATCGAAGAAATTAAAGGTTATGCAGCGGCATCCGAGAACTATGGTAACTTTTTTGGGCAAAATGTATTTATCGCATCAGGTGGAGTACTTCTTATAGTGGGTACTTTAGGTGAACTTGGTATAGAAGTTACCCCTTTAGCAGTATCTAGGGCTTCTATTCCAATAGCGGTAGCTGCACTTGTTTATGCGACAATACAATATTACATATTAGATAAAAAGTTTTCGAAAAAACTAAACAAACACAAGAGCGAAGCAACAGAATAG